The Nitriliruptor alkaliphilus DSM 45188 genome includes a region encoding these proteins:
- a CDS encoding S-layer homology domain-containing protein: MRLHRIRHLVAAGAAGALALAAVPLPVGGTPEDGALGTVGDLVRPAREVEPIVLTGAAFPSWSRLPAVGTPAPYPSGTDEQNGLGDLVRSAHNGTLVVPPDPRDGSNAPVEAITAWRWEDGTFVEVPVQVDERFPHFLANGGSSFSFYSGTDTELTYAWGGDGGRTVGEEAWKKVAGECEARYPTLDEVDDLVASGAIIPGQGETADDYVGPRADPVPGLDDDDEIVFLASDAGARAPSGAAPKRADGASRHEVALVDPLTGQVSYVYLFLAEDGSSFTSETGYVQLERDPSADWWADRGSWDPSDPEKLGTSNTSYGANLPGTACVEAQGLDHRLGQPRPSTDRFPLDGMTVRTDAYEFVASGRWMKRSMRIAPPDAVGSTPGTPHAERTRDYGPDLIDRWKGRAFQQSPDSAISLVGFEDEQVNWEANAALIGWRSGPVRAIRAVWGADSGTNVTKTETFYRDAVQYRYRVRVHPIPPDGLYTSWDYDGDIAACYFNVTTVLQDRRDGDCVGGVAVDGVDDERVGNIDGFDLNGDGDIDFPAYFDVTDPTFDVPLAFDRWEQVSGRDDSGSLVYLFELTGPTTLANPVVIPYYRDDACLDDGTGDLPVARPWPGTRSDDDRVVAGYQLAGGYGPEDEVPCADRQGAYGSHGLHFLITHDTDNAFVGSPVPLTEIDGAQWQWAVPTAEPQALGDRYAQTRRAPLVPLVLEQATVLPGAGADDDGAGDDGAGDGGAGDGGAGDGGGPGDGGGPGDGGGPGDDGAHGDGAGTDEPAGPHTCDDPGGRFRDDGRPIVACLVDLGLLRGYPDGSFRPNLTVTRRHTAAVLVRYLDRLGALAGSSRDEPAERLVRAGIMRGRDDGDLALDEPVSRGQFASLLIRSLDHAGLDVPADGPRFRDEQGGVHDRAARRAAAAGLLSGYPDGTGRLAAAIPRRQLATVLWRSVVLAEDQEPGTFAP; encoded by the coding sequence ATGCGGCTGCACCGGATCCGTCACCTCGTCGCCGCTGGTGCCGCAGGAGCCCTGGCGTTGGCCGCGGTCCCGCTGCCCGTCGGAGGCACGCCGGAGGACGGCGCGCTCGGGACCGTGGGCGACCTGGTCCGTCCCGCCCGGGAGGTCGAGCCGATCGTCCTGACGGGGGCGGCGTTCCCGAGCTGGTCGCGCTTGCCCGCCGTCGGGACCCCGGCGCCGTACCCGAGCGGCACCGACGAGCAGAACGGACTCGGTGACCTGGTCCGGTCGGCCCACAACGGCACCCTCGTCGTCCCTCCCGATCCCCGTGACGGCAGCAACGCGCCGGTCGAGGCCATCACCGCCTGGCGGTGGGAGGACGGCACGTTCGTCGAGGTGCCCGTGCAGGTGGACGAACGTTTCCCGCACTTCCTGGCCAACGGCGGCTCCTCGTTCTCGTTCTACTCCGGGACCGACACCGAGCTGACCTACGCCTGGGGCGGCGACGGTGGGCGCACGGTGGGGGAGGAGGCCTGGAAGAAGGTCGCCGGCGAGTGCGAAGCCCGCTACCCGACCCTCGACGAGGTCGACGACCTCGTGGCATCGGGGGCGATCATCCCCGGGCAGGGCGAGACCGCCGACGACTACGTGGGCCCGCGAGCCGATCCGGTCCCCGGTCTCGACGACGACGACGAGATCGTGTTCCTCGCCTCCGACGCCGGGGCACGCGCACCGAGCGGGGCTGCGCCGAAGCGGGCGGATGGAGCGTCGCGTCACGAGGTCGCCCTGGTTGACCCGCTCACGGGGCAGGTCTCGTACGTCTACCTCTTCCTCGCCGAGGACGGCTCCTCGTTCACCTCCGAGACCGGGTACGTGCAGCTCGAGCGCGACCCCTCCGCCGACTGGTGGGCCGATCGTGGCAGCTGGGACCCGTCCGACCCGGAGAAGCTCGGAACGTCCAACACCAGCTACGGCGCCAACCTGCCCGGCACCGCCTGCGTCGAGGCGCAGGGTCTCGATCACCGGCTCGGGCAGCCGCGGCCCTCGACGGACCGCTTCCCGCTGGACGGCATGACGGTACGCACCGACGCGTACGAGTTCGTCGCCTCGGGGCGGTGGATGAAGCGCTCGATGCGGATCGCACCCCCGGATGCGGTCGGATCGACCCCGGGGACACCCCACGCCGAACGGACGCGCGACTACGGCCCGGACCTCATCGACCGGTGGAAGGGACGGGCGTTCCAGCAGTCACCCGACTCGGCCATCTCCCTGGTCGGCTTCGAGGACGAGCAGGTCAACTGGGAGGCCAACGCCGCGCTGATCGGGTGGCGCAGCGGGCCGGTCCGGGCCATCCGGGCGGTCTGGGGTGCGGACTCGGGGACCAACGTCACCAAGACCGAGACCTTCTACCGCGATGCCGTGCAGTACCGCTACCGGGTGCGGGTGCACCCGATCCCGCCGGATGGGCTGTACACCTCGTGGGACTACGACGGTGACATCGCCGCTTGCTACTTCAACGTCACGACCGTCCTCCAGGACCGCCGGGACGGCGACTGCGTCGGCGGCGTCGCGGTCGACGGGGTGGACGACGAGCGGGTCGGCAACATCGACGGCTTCGACCTCAACGGCGACGGGGACATCGACTTCCCCGCCTACTTCGACGTCACCGACCCGACTTTCGACGTGCCGCTCGCGTTCGACCGGTGGGAACAGGTCTCCGGCCGGGACGACAGCGGCAGCCTGGTCTACCTGTTCGAGCTCACCGGGCCGACGACGTTGGCCAACCCCGTCGTCATCCCCTACTACCGCGACGACGCCTGCCTCGACGACGGCACCGGGGACCTGCCCGTCGCCCGGCCCTGGCCCGGCACGCGGTCCGACGACGACCGGGTGGTGGCGGGCTACCAGCTCGCGGGCGGGTACGGACCCGAGGACGAGGTCCCCTGCGCGGACCGGCAGGGTGCGTACGGGAGCCACGGGCTGCACTTCCTGATCACCCACGACACCGACAACGCCTTCGTCGGATCGCCGGTGCCGCTCACCGAGATCGACGGAGCCCAGTGGCAGTGGGCGGTCCCCACCGCCGAGCCGCAGGCGCTCGGTGACCGCTACGCCCAGACCCGCCGGGCGCCGCTGGTCCCGCTCGTGCTCGAGCAGGCCACCGTGCTGCCCGGGGCGGGTGCGGACGACGACGGCGCGGGTGACGACGGCGCGGGTGACGGCGGCGCGGGTGACGGCGGCGCGGGTGACGGCGGGGGTCCCGGTGACGGCGGGGGTCCCGGTGACGGCGGGGGTCCGGGTGACGACGGTGCCCATGGTGACGGCGCAGGGACCGATGAGCCCGCCGGGCCGCACACCTGTGACGATCCGGGCGGTCGCTTCCGCGACGACGGACGGCCGATCGTCGCGTGCCTGGTCGATCTCGGTCTCCTCCGTGGCTACCCCGACGGGAGCTTCCGCCCGAACCTGACGGTCACCCGACGCCACACCGCTGCCGTGCTCGTGCGCTACCTCGACCGCCTGGGCGCGCTGGCAGGTTCGTCGCGGGACGAGCCCGCCGAGCGCCTGGTCCGGGCCGGGATCATGCGGGGGCGCGACGACGGTGACCTGGCGTTGGATGAACCGGTGTCGCGCGGCCAGTTCGCGTCGCTGCTGATCCGCAGCCTGGACCACGCAGGGCTCGACGTCCCCGCGGACGGACCCCGGTTCCGCGACGAGCAGGGCGGCGTCCACGATCGCGCCGCCCGCCGCGCCGCAGCGGCGGGTCTGCTCTCCGGCTATCCCGACGGGACCGGCCGGCTCGCTGCCGCGATCCCACGGCGTCAGCTCGCGACCGTGCTGTGGCGGTCCGTCGTGCTGGCCGAGGACCAGGAGCCGGGCACGTTCGCGCCGTAG
- a CDS encoding transposase, producing the protein MARLCGAKKVIAIDYLGLPVGAAVFGARRHDVGAGRTLLDELLPNHPRVTDVLADRGFRGLQGPIAREHLVNVEIKHRDRLPGEFEPIRPSWRVEDAFAELGRWRRLARSFEATPASATAWVQVACVGWMLALL; encoded by the coding sequence GTGGCACGGCTGTGCGGTGCGAAGAAGGTCATCGCCATCGACTACCTCGGGCTACCCGTCGGCGCGGCGGTGTTCGGTGCGCGACGGCATGATGTCGGCGCGGGCCGGACCCTGCTCGACGAGCTGCTTCCGAACCATCCGAGGGTGACCGATGTGCTGGCGGACCGTGGGTTCCGTGGGCTGCAGGGCCCGATCGCACGCGAACATCTGGTCAACGTCGAGATCAAACATCGCGACCGGCTACCGGGCGAGTTCGAACCGATCCGGCCGTCGTGGCGGGTCGAGGACGCGTTCGCGGAGCTCGGCAGGTGGCGCAGGTTGGCACGGTCGTTCGAGGCGACCCCGGCCTCGGCCACGGCGTGGGTCCAGGTCGCGTGCGTCGGGTGGATGCTCGCCCTGCTGTAG
- a CDS encoding RNA-guided endonuclease InsQ/TnpB family protein, with the protein MIASRRQSLKHGPGRLVVDGRDQTVTRKAQFAFRPSRRQERELHTLLRVCREVYNAALQERRDAYRLAGETIRWQHQFNQIKHLKGVRDDALAYGIQPLRGAIMRCDEAMQAFFDRIKHGETPGFPRFKGAQRFNTACWDEPTSWKLRDDRRTLYIQGVGDIRLPKSAARQVGRMLGKGGRPVTLTVTRRRSGPRHLSRWVWRATVAFNDVAVEPTTPSEGEGSLVGADRGIKVTLATSSGEMLTMPRYVAAQREHLAELERAQARCVKFSREWKRLGRQIARGRRKAANQVDNWAREQAATLVGGFGILAVEDLELRNMTRSARGTVEEPGSKVAQKQGLNRELQDAALGKLTIRICVKAESAGRRVWMVNPSNTSRACSQCSHTDRANRPDQATFSCTACGYEANADLNAAANIADRGRTAETDWKVAGAPSLPRRKSRRRPRTDTELTQAA; encoded by the coding sequence ATGATCGCGTCACGCAGACAGTCGTTGAAGCACGGACCGGGTCGGCTCGTGGTCGACGGGCGCGACCAGACCGTGACGCGCAAGGCTCAGTTCGCGTTCCGACCTTCACGCCGCCAGGAACGCGAGCTCCACACCCTCCTGCGTGTGTGCCGCGAGGTCTACAACGCGGCGCTGCAGGAACGCCGTGACGCCTACCGGCTCGCCGGCGAGACCATCCGGTGGCAGCACCAGTTCAACCAGATCAAGCACCTCAAGGGCGTCCGCGACGACGCGCTCGCGTACGGGATCCAGCCGTTGCGTGGCGCGATCATGCGCTGCGACGAAGCCATGCAAGCGTTCTTCGACCGCATCAAGCACGGCGAGACGCCAGGGTTCCCACGGTTCAAGGGCGCGCAGAGGTTCAACACGGCCTGCTGGGACGAACCCACCTCGTGGAAGCTGCGCGACGACCGCCGCACCCTCTACATCCAGGGCGTCGGCGACATCCGCCTGCCGAAGTCCGCCGCCCGACAGGTCGGCAGGATGCTCGGCAAGGGCGGCCGGCCCGTCACCCTGACCGTCACCCGCCGGCGATCCGGGCCGCGCCACCTCAGCCGGTGGGTGTGGCGTGCCACCGTCGCGTTCAACGACGTCGCGGTCGAACCGACCACCCCGTCCGAGGGTGAGGGCAGCCTGGTCGGTGCCGACCGGGGCATCAAGGTCACGCTCGCCACCTCATCAGGTGAGATGCTGACGATGCCGCGCTACGTGGCGGCACAACGCGAACACCTCGCTGAGCTCGAACGGGCACAGGCCCGGTGCGTCAAGTTCTCACGCGAGTGGAAGAGGCTCGGACGGCAGATCGCCCGCGGACGGCGCAAGGCCGCCAACCAGGTCGACAACTGGGCCCGCGAACAGGCCGCCACGCTCGTCGGCGGCTTCGGGATCCTCGCGGTCGAGGACCTCGAGCTTCGCAACATGACCCGTTCGGCACGCGGGACGGTCGAGGAGCCGGGGAGCAAGGTTGCACAGAAGCAAGGGCTGAACCGTGAGCTGCAGGATGCTGCGCTCGGGAAGCTGACCATCCGCATCTGCGTCAAGGCTGAAAGCGCCGGACGCCGCGTGTGGATGGTCAACCCCAGCAACACGTCCCGCGCCTGCTCACAGTGCAGCCACACCGACAGGGCGAACCGGCCCGACCAGGCCACGTTCTCCTGCACCGCCTGCGGCTACGAGGCCAACGCCGACCTCAACGCCGCCGCCAACATCGCCGATCGCGGGCGCACTGCAGAGACGGACTGGAAGGTGGCTGGTGCACCGTCGCTGCCGCGTCGCAAGTCCCGCAGGCGGCCACGAACAGACACCGAGCTCACGCAGGCTGCGTGA